From Fusobacterium sp.:
AAAAAGGGTGATGATATTATAGAAATAAGTGCTTCAGCCAAAGAAGGAGAAGCTTTTTTAGTAACAAAATCTGGAAACATATTAAGAAACGATGGTGTAAAAGGTGTGCTAAAGCAATTCCTAAATTTAGGTTACTCTTTAACATTTGGAAAAGAAACAATAAAAGATTTGGCAAGTCATTTAGTAGCTCGTATTGAAAATGGAGAAAAAATAAGATTATATAAAGATTATAGTGATTCTAAAAATGAAATTTCTCATTTTTATAAAATAGTAATTAAAGAACGTGAGGATTTAGATGTAGTAGGAGTAAAAGAAATTAGAGCAAGAAGTTGGACTTTTAGTTTTCCATTAGATGAAAAATTTGAAAGAGAATTAACAGAAGATGAAAAATCGCTAAAAGTAAGTACTGAAAATGAAATAACAATCAAGAGTGAATTTATACATCATTTACATATAGTAGAGTTTATAGAAAAGCTTTTAAAAGAGAGCTACTTTCCAATATATAAAGAAGAATCTATTCCTGAAGAAGAAGAATATTTTGAATATTTATTAACATGGAAAGATTAAAAAGCTTATTTTTTAATCCAATAATTTAATTGAATAAAAATATCTATAGATAAAAAAGTCTGGTCCACTCATAGTAGTACCAGACTTTTAGAAAAAGCTTTCAAAATTATAATGCATGAAATTTATTATATAATTTATATTTTTGAAAATACACATAAAGTAAAAAAGAGAATGACACAAGTGTTATCCTCTTTTTATAAATCCATTATTTTTATTATTGGTGAAGAGTGTAAGATTCGAACTTACTGTGCAAGTCTATTCTAACTGATATTTTGGATTAGATTGATTAGAAAACTCTCCACTTGACTAAAGCACATATACCTACAATCCACATATAAATTCCCCCTTCAATATTTACAAACATATCAAAACTCATTTTAAACTCAAAAGTCATCTCAATAAATAAGCCTACATTACAAAGAAGAGAATCCAAAACAAAACCAAAACTACCAGATGAAAAAGCAATTTATTTTATTGTCATATCATAACACATTTTCTTTATAAAATCAAATTTTCTATATCGCCAAATAACAAGTCCGATAATTTAATGGATAAGAAAATAAAACCAATATCTATAATCAGAATTTTTTTACTTTTATGTCAATAGAAAAAATTAGTTTATTTTTTTCAATACTTGTCATAAGCTGGAAGTGACAAGTATTTTACCTAGTGAAATCAATACTAAAGTTTTATTTTGTTTTTCCTAATTGCTTTTACTTGCTATAAATACTATAATACAATTAATATGACAAGTATTGAAAAAATCTAATTTTTTATTAAATAGACTATAGAGTATCATATCATTACAAAAATATATTCTTGTTAAAAACATTCTTTTTTATTTCGATATTTTATCGGACTTTATTCTTTGTATCTAAAACACTTACTTATTCATTGAATTTACTTGCCATAAATGATAGAATGATAATATGTTTTTCAATATGTTTTATTCTCCAGGATAAAAAGATTGTTTGAATTATTATTTCGTTTTAATTTCCTGGAAGTATGTTTTTTTATTTCAATACAATAATTGATACTGGAGGAATATTAATGGCTACTTATAAAGAAATACAACAATATGTTAAAAATAAATATGGTTATTCTGTAAAGACTTGCTGGATTGCACATATGAAAGAATTATCAGGAATAAAAGTAAAAGTTTCACATAGAAGATATGATGAAAATGTAAGAACTAATCCTTGTCCTGAAAATAAAATGAAAGGTATAAAAGAAGCTTTCGTACATTTTGGAATGCTCAAAAAATAATTTATCTTCAGTAGTTAATTTTAAAAAATTTATGCATTAATTTATTTCTGAAGAAAAAATATAAATTCTTAAATTTTTATTAAAGATAGGATAAAGGGAGTAGTCATGAAAAAAATATTATTAGTATTTTTATTATTAGGATTATTTGGTGGCTGGATAGAAAAACCTAATGAAAAAGAAAAAGCTGAAGTATCCTCAGTTAATTTAAAAGAAGCTGAAATATATTATAACAAAGGAAACTCTAAGTTTGATTTAAGTGATTTTGAAGGAGCTATATTCAATTACAATAAAGCTATCAACTTAGATCCTAAGTATGCAGATATTTACTACAATAGAGGGCTTGCTAAATATAACTTAAAACAATATAAGGAAGCTATTTTAGATTATGATAAAGCTATTGAATTAGTACCTAAAGATTCAGTAGCATATTACAATAGGGGAAACTCTAAAGATGAATTAAAAGATTATGAAGGAGCAATTTCAGATTACACCAAAGCTATTAATTTAGATTCTAAATATGCAGATGCATACTACAATAGAGGTATTACTAAGAATAAATTAAACGATTATGAGGGAGCAATTTTAGATTACAGCAAGGTTATAGAATTAAACCCTAATGATGTAGATGCTTATTCTAATAGGGGAAGTGTCAGAAATGATTTAAAACAATATAAAGAAGCTATTTTAGACTATGATAAAGTTATTGAATTAAATCCTGATGATGCAGATGCATACTACAATAGAGGACTTACTAAAGATGCCTTAAAACAATATAAAGAAGCTATCTTAGATTATAACGAAGCTATTAAATTAGAGCCTAATAATGCAGAGGCATATAATAACAGAGGGAGTGCTAGAAATGATTTGAAACAGTATAAAGAAGCTATCTTAGATTATAATAAAGCTATTGAATTAAATTCTAATAAATCATTAGTATATTATAATAGAGGGCTTAGTAAATATGTCTTAGAATATTATATAGAAGCTATTTTAGATTTTGATAAAGCAATAAAGTTAGATCCTGACGGTGCAGATGCATATTATAATAGAGGACTTGCTAGATATAAGTTAAAAAATTATATAGGAGCTGATTCAGACTTTAAA
This genomic window contains:
- a CDS encoding tetratricopeptide repeat protein — translated: MKKILLVFLLLGLFGGWIEKPNEKEKAEVSSVNLKEAEIYYNKGNSKFDLSDFEGAIFNYNKAINLDPKYADIYYNRGLAKYNLKQYKEAILDYDKAIELVPKDSVAYYNRGNSKDELKDYEGAISDYTKAINLDSKYADAYYNRGITKNKLNDYEGAILDYSKVIELNPNDVDAYSNRGSVRNDLKQYKEAILDYDKVIELNPDDADAYYNRGLTKDALKQYKEAILDYNEAIKLEPNNAEAYNNRGSARNDLKQYKEAILDYNKAIELNSNKSLVYYNRGLSKYVLEYYIEAILDFDKAIKLDPDGADAYYNRGLARYKLKNYIGADSDFKKANELNPELKNPYKN